In Mycobacterium tuberculosis H37Rv, a single window of DNA contains:
- a CDS encoding oxidoreductase yields the protein MSKRPLRWLTEQITLAGMRPPISPQLLINRPAMQPVDLTGKRILLTGASSGIGAAATKQFGLHRAVVVAVARRKDLLDAVADRITGDGGTAMSLPCDLSDMEAIDALVEDVEKRIGGIDILINNAGRSIRRPLAESLERWHDVERTMVLNYYAPLRLIRGLAPGMLERGDGHIINVATWGVLSEASPLFSVYNASKAALSAVSRIIETEWGSQGVHSTTLYYPLVATPMIAPTKAYDGLPALTAAEAAEWMVTAARTRPVRIAPRVAVAVNALDSIGPRWVNALMQRRNEQLNP from the coding sequence GTGAGCAAAAGACCGCTGCGCTGGTTGACTGAACAAATCACATTGGCCGGCATGCGGCCACCAATTTCGCCGCAACTGCTGATCAACCGGCCCGCGATGCAACCCGTCGACCTCACCGGCAAGCGCATCCTGCTCACCGGCGCGTCGTCAGGCATCGGTGCGGCCGCGACCAAACAGTTCGGACTGCACCGCGCCGTCGTGGTTGCCGTCGCGCGCCGTAAGGATCTGCTGGATGCGGTGGCGGACCGGATCACCGGCGACGGCGGCACGGCGATGTCGCTCCCCTGCGACCTCTCGGACATGGAAGCGATCGACGCGCTGGTCGAAGACGTCGAAAAGCGCATCGGCGGGATCGACATCCTGATCAACAATGCCGGCCGGTCGATCCGGCGGCCGCTGGCCGAGTCGCTGGAACGCTGGCACGACGTCGAGCGCACCATGGTGCTCAACTACTATGCCCCGCTGCGGCTTATCCGCGGGCTTGCACCCGGGATGCTCGAGCGTGGCGACGGCCATATCATCAATGTCGCCACCTGGGGCGTGTTGTCGGAGGCTTCGCCGCTGTTCTCGGTGTACAACGCATCGAAGGCCGCACTGTCGGCGGTGAGCCGGATCATCGAAACCGAGTGGGGTAGTCAGGGCGTGCATTCGACGACGCTGTACTACCCGCTGGTGGCAACTCCGATGATTGCGCCGACGAAGGCCTACGACGGGCTGCCGGCGCTGACCGCCGCGGAAGCCGCCGAGTGGATGGTCACCGCCGCCCGCACCCGACCGGTGCGGATCGCGCCTCGGGTTGCCGTCGCCGTCAACGCGCTGGACAGCATCGGTCCCCGCTGGGTCAATGCACTCATGCAGCGCCGCAACGAACAGCTCAACCCTTGA
- the menB gene encoding 1,4-dihydroxy-2-naphthoyl-CoA synthase (naphthoate synthase MenB; dihydroxynaphthoic acid synthetase (DHNA synthetase)) → MVAPAGEQGRSSTALSDNPFDAKAWRLVDGFDDLTDITYHRHVDDATVRVAFNRPEVRNAFRPHTVDELYRVLDHARMSPDVGVVLLTGNGPSPKDGGWAFCSGGDQRIRGRSGYQYASGDTADTVDVARAGRLHILEVQRLIRFMPKVVICLVNGWAAGGGHSLHVVCDLTLASREYARFKQTDADVGSFDGGYGSAYLARQVGQKFAREIFFLGRTYTAEQMHQMGAVNAVAEHAELETVGLQWAAEINAKSPQAQRMLKFAFNLLDDGLVGQQLFAGEATRLAYMTDEAVEGRDAFLQKRPPDWSPFPRYF, encoded by the coding sequence GTGGTGGCTCCAGCCGGCGAACAAGGACGGAGTTCAACAGCCTTGAGTGACAACCCTTTTGATGCCAAGGCGTGGCGGCTCGTGGACGGGTTCGACGATCTGACCGACATCACCTACCACCGCCACGTCGACGATGCCACGGTGCGGGTGGCGTTCAACCGCCCTGAAGTGCGCAACGCATTTCGCCCGCACACCGTCGACGAGCTGTACCGGGTGCTCGACCATGCACGAATGTCGCCCGACGTCGGAGTGGTGCTGCTGACCGGCAACGGGCCGTCCCCGAAGGACGGCGGCTGGGCGTTCTGCTCCGGCGGCGACCAACGAATTCGTGGGCGCAGCGGTTACCAGTACGCCAGCGGAGACACCGCGGACACGGTTGATGTCGCCCGCGCCGGCCGGTTGCACATCCTGGAGGTGCAGCGGCTGATCCGGTTCATGCCCAAGGTGGTCATTTGTCTGGTCAATGGCTGGGCGGCCGGCGGGGGACACAGCCTGCACGTGGTCTGCGATCTCACCCTGGCCAGCCGCGAGTACGCCCGCTTCAAGCAGACCGACGCCGACGTCGGCAGCTTCGATGGCGGTTACGGCAGCGCATATCTGGCCCGTCAGGTCGGCCAGAAGTTTGCCCGCGAGATCTTCTTCCTAGGCCGCACCTACACCGCCGAGCAGATGCACCAGATGGGCGCGGTCAACGCGGTGGCCGAACACGCCGAGCTGGAGACAGTGGGGCTGCAGTGGGCGGCCGAGATCAACGCGAAATCGCCTCAGGCGCAACGGATGCTGAAGTTCGCGTTCAACCTGCTCGACGACGGGCTGGTGGGTCAGCAACTGTTTGCCGGTGAGGCCACCCGCCTGGCCTACATGACCGACGAGGCCGTCGAAGGCCGCGACGCCTTCCTACAGAAGCGTCCCCCCGACTGGAGCCCGTTTCCGCGCTATTTCTAA
- the vapC3 gene encoding ribonuclease VapC3 (toxin, part of toxin-antitoxin (TA) operon with Rv0550c, contains PIN domain), with protein MRASPTSPPEQVVVDASAMVDLLARTSDRCSAVRARLARTAMHAPAHFDAEVLSALGRMQRAGALTVAYVDAALEELRQVPVTRHGLSSLLAGAWSRRDTLRLTDALYVELAETAGLVLLTTDERLARAWPSAHAIG; from the coding sequence GTGAGAGCATCGCCCACTTCGCCGCCGGAGCAGGTGGTCGTCGACGCGAGTGCCATGGTGGATCTACTGGCTCGCACTAGCGATCGGTGCTCTGCGGTGCGCGCGCGGCTGGCTCGGACCGCGATGCACGCGCCGGCGCACTTCGATGCAGAGGTGTTGTCGGCGCTGGGGCGCATGCAGCGCGCCGGCGCACTCACCGTTGCCTATGTCGATGCGGCACTGGAGGAGTTGCGACAGGTGCCGGTGACTCGACACGGTCTTTCGTCGCTGCTTGCTGGAGCGTGGTCGCGCCGCGACACCCTCCGCCTGACCGATGCCCTCTACGTCGAGCTGGCCGAAACGGCAGGTCTGGTGTTGTTGACCACCGACGAAAGATTGGCACGCGCCTGGCCCTCGGCTCACGCCATCGGCTGA
- the vapB3 gene encoding antitoxin VapB3 (part of toxin-antitoxin (TA) operon with Rv0549c), whose product MLSRRTKTIVVCTLVCMARLNVYVPDELAERARARGLNVSALTQAAISAELENSATDAWLEGLEPRSTGARHDDVLGAIDAARDEFEA is encoded by the coding sequence TTGTTGAGCCGGCGCACGAAAACGATCGTTGTGTGTACATTGGTGTGTATGGCTCGGTTGAACGTGTATGTGCCCGACGAATTGGCGGAGCGCGCCAGGGCGCGGGGCTTGAACGTCTCGGCGCTGACTCAGGCCGCGATCAGTGCCGAGTTGGAGAACTCCGCAACCGATGCGTGGCTTGAGGGGTTGGAACCCAGAAGCACCGGCGCTCGGCATGATGACGTGCTGGGTGCGATCGATGCCGCTCGCGATGAGTTCGAAGCGTGA
- the fadD8 gene encoding fatty-acid--CoA ligase FadD8 (fatty-acid-CoA synthetase), whose amino-acid sequence MSTAGDDAVGVPPACGGRSDAVGVPQLARESGAMRDQDCSGELLRSPTHNGHLLVGALKRHQNKPVLFLGDTRLTGGQLADRISQYIQAFEALGAGTGVAVGLLSLNRPEVLMIIGAGQARGYRRTALHPLGSLADHAYVLNDAGISSLIIDPNPMFVERALALLEQVDSLQQILTIGPVPDALKHVAVDLSAEAAKYQPQPLVAADLPPDQVIGLTYTGGTTGKPKGVIGTAQSIATMTSIQLAEWEWPANPRFLMCTPLSHAGAAFFTPTVIKGGEMIVLAKFDPAEVLRIIEEQRITATMLVPSMLYALLDHPDSHTRDLSSLETVYYGASAINPVRLAEAIRRFGPIFAQYYGQSEAPMVITYLAKGDHDEKRLTSCGRPTLFARVALLDEHGKPVKQGEVGEICVSGPLLAGGYWNLPDETSRTFKDGWLHTGDLAREDSDGFYYIVDRVKDMIVTGGFNVFPREVEDVVAEHPAVAQVCVVGAPDEKWGEAVTAVVVLRSNAARDEPAIEAMTAEIQAAVKQRKGSVQAPKRVVVVDSLPLTGLGKPDKKAVRARFWEGAGRAVG is encoded by the coding sequence ATGAGCACCGCCGGCGACGATGCAGTGGGGGTACCACCCGCTTGCGGGGGACGAAGCGATGCGGTGGGGGTACCCCAGCTAGCGAGGGAGAGCGGCGCCATGCGTGACCAGGATTGTTCGGGCGAGCTGTTGCGCAGCCCGACCCACAACGGCCATCTGCTAGTGGGAGCGCTCAAGCGCCACCAGAACAAGCCGGTGCTGTTCCTCGGCGACACCAGGCTGACCGGTGGCCAGCTGGCGGACCGTATCAGCCAGTACATCCAGGCATTCGAGGCGCTAGGTGCCGGCACCGGGGTGGCGGTCGGTCTGCTGTCGCTCAACCGTCCTGAAGTTTTGATGATCATCGGCGCCGGGCAGGCCCGCGGTTATCGGCGCACCGCGCTGCACCCGTTGGGCTCGCTGGCCGATCACGCCTACGTGCTGAACGACGCCGGCATCAGCTCACTGATCATCGACCCCAACCCGATGTTCGTCGAGCGCGCACTGGCTCTGCTGGAGCAGGTGGACTCGCTGCAGCAAATCCTCACCATTGGGCCGGTGCCCGATGCGCTCAAGCATGTGGCAGTCGACCTATCCGCCGAGGCCGCCAAATACCAGCCGCAGCCGCTGGTCGCCGCCGACCTGCCACCCGACCAAGTTATCGGCCTGACTTACACCGGCGGCACCACCGGCAAGCCTAAGGGCGTGATAGGCACCGCGCAGTCGATCGCCACCATGACCTCGATCCAGCTCGCCGAATGGGAGTGGCCGGCCAACCCGCGGTTCTTAATGTGCACCCCGCTGTCGCACGCCGGCGCGGCGTTTTTCACGCCGACGGTGATCAAGGGCGGCGAGATGATAGTGCTGGCGAAGTTCGACCCGGCCGAGGTACTCAGAATCATTGAGGAGCAACGCATTACAGCGACCATGTTGGTGCCATCGATGCTGTACGCGCTGCTGGACCACCCGGATTCGCACACCCGGGACCTGTCGTCGCTGGAAACCGTCTACTACGGCGCCTCGGCGATCAACCCGGTGCGACTAGCCGAGGCGATCCGGCGGTTCGGCCCAATCTTCGCCCAGTACTACGGGCAATCCGAGGCGCCCATGGTGATCACCTATCTGGCCAAGGGCGATCACGACGAGAAGCGGCTGACCTCATGTGGGCGGCCGACGCTGTTCGCCCGCGTCGCGCTGTTAGACGAGCATGGCAAGCCGGTGAAGCAGGGCGAAGTCGGCGAAATCTGTGTCAGCGGACCGCTGTTGGCGGGCGGTTACTGGAATCTGCCAGACGAGACGTCGCGGACTTTTAAAGACGGCTGGCTGCACACCGGCGACCTGGCCCGCGAGGACTCCGATGGCTTCTACTACATCGTCGACCGCGTCAAGGACATGATCGTCACCGGCGGCTTCAACGTGTTCCCCCGGGAGGTCGAGGACGTGGTGGCCGAGCATCCGGCGGTTGCTCAGGTGTGCGTGGTTGGCGCGCCGGATGAGAAGTGGGGCGAGGCCGTCACCGCGGTGGTGGTGTTGCGCTCCAACGCGGCCCGCGATGAGCCCGCGATCGAGGCCATGACCGCCGAGATCCAGGCAGCGGTCAAACAACGCAAGGGATCGGTGCAGGCACCCAAGCGGGTGGTGGTCGTCGACTCTTTGCCGTTGACCGGTCTAGGAAAGCCGGACAAGAAGGCCGTGCGCGCACGGTTCTGGGAAGGCGCTGGGCGCGCGGTCGGCTAG
- the menC gene encoding muconate cycloisomerase (cis,cis-muconate lactonizing enzyme (MLE)), whose product MIPVLPPLEALLDRLYVVALPMRVRFRGITTREVALIEGPAGWGEFGAFVEYQSAQACAWLASAIETAYCAPPPVRRDRVPINATVPAVAAAQVGEVLARFPGARTAKVKVAEPGQSLADDIERVNAVRELVPMVRVDANGGWGVAEAVAAAAALTADGPLEYLEQPCATVAELAELRRRVDVPIAADESIRKAEDPLAVVRAQAADIAVLKVAPLGGISALLDIAARIAVPVVVSSALDSAVGIAAGLTAAAALPELDHACGLGTGGLFEEDVAEPAAPVDGFLAVARTTPDPARLQALGAPPQRRQWWIDRVKACYSLLVPSFG is encoded by the coding sequence GTGATACCCGTGCTGCCCCCCCTAGAAGCCCTGCTGGACCGCCTGTATGTGGTGGCCCTGCCGATGCGAGTGCGTTTCCGCGGCATCACCACCCGTGAAGTGGCCTTGATCGAGGGTCCGGCCGGTTGGGGCGAATTCGGTGCGTTCGTGGAGTACCAGTCCGCGCAGGCGTGCGCGTGGTTGGCGTCGGCGATCGAGACCGCCTACTGTGCGCCGCCGCCGGTGCGACGTGACCGCGTTCCGATTAACGCCACTGTGCCGGCCGTTGCCGCCGCCCAGGTGGGCGAGGTGCTGGCCCGGTTTCCTGGGGCCCGGACGGCCAAGGTGAAGGTCGCCGAGCCTGGGCAGAGCTTGGCCGACGACATCGAGCGTGTCAACGCGGTTCGGGAGCTGGTTCCCATGGTGCGGGTGGACGCCAACGGTGGCTGGGGTGTCGCCGAGGCGGTGGCCGCGGCGGCCGCCCTGACCGCCGACGGCCCGCTGGAATACCTTGAACAACCCTGTGCCACCGTCGCCGAACTCGCCGAGTTGCGCCGGCGGGTGGATGTGCCGATCGCCGCCGACGAAAGCATCCGCAAGGCCGAGGATCCGTTGGCCGTTGTCCGCGCTCAGGCCGCCGATATCGCGGTGCTGAAGGTCGCCCCGCTGGGCGGTATTTCGGCGCTGCTTGATATCGCGGCGCGGATCGCCGTTCCGGTGGTGGTCTCCAGCGCGCTCGATTCCGCCGTCGGAATCGCCGCCGGCCTGACCGCCGCCGCGGCCCTGCCGGAGCTCGACCACGCGTGCGGGCTGGGCACCGGCGGGCTGTTTGAAGAGGACGTGGCCGAGCCCGCAGCACCCGTCGACGGCTTTCTGGCAGTTGCGCGGACAACGCCCGACCCGGCGCGGTTGCAAGCCCTGGGTGCACCGCCGCAGCGGCGACAGTGGTGGATCGACCGGGTCAAGGCCTGCTACTCGTTGCTTGTACCGTCTTTCGGGTGA
- the bpoC gene encoding non-heme bromoperoxidase BpoC (non-heme peroxidase): MINLAYDDNGTGDPVVFIAGRGGAGRTWHPHQVPAFLAAGYRCITFDNRGIGATENAEGFTTQTMVADTAALIETLDIAPARVVGVSMGAFIAQELMVVAPELVSSAVLMATRGRLDRARQFFNKAEAELYDSGVQLPPTYDARARLLENFSRKTLNDDVAVGDWIAMFSMWPIKSTPGLRCQLDCAPQTNRLPAYRNIAAPVLVIGFADDVVTPPYLGREVADALPNGRYLQIPDAGHLGFFERPEAVNTAMLKFFASVKA; encoded by the coding sequence GTGATCAACCTGGCCTACGACGACAACGGGACCGGTGACCCGGTGGTCTTTATCGCCGGCCGCGGCGGCGCCGGACGCACCTGGCACCCACATCAAGTCCCGGCCTTTCTGGCGGCTGGATATCGGTGCATCACGTTCGACAATCGGGGCATCGGCGCCACCGAAAACGCCGAAGGCTTCACCACGCAAACCATGGTCGCCGACACCGCGGCGCTGATCGAAACCCTAGACATCGCCCCGGCGCGCGTTGTCGGGGTGTCGATGGGGGCATTCATCGCGCAGGAACTCATGGTGGTCGCACCCGAGCTGGTCAGCTCGGCGGTGCTGATGGCCACTCGCGGCCGCCTGGACCGCGCCCGCCAGTTCTTTAACAAAGCCGAGGCCGAACTCTATGACTCGGGTGTCCAGCTGCCACCCACATACGACGCGAGGGCTCGCTTACTGGAGAACTTCTCCCGAAAGACGCTCAACGATGACGTGGCCGTTGGCGACTGGATCGCGATGTTTTCCATGTGGCCGATTAAGTCCACCCCCGGACTGCGCTGTCAGCTAGATTGCGCTCCGCAGACCAACCGGCTGCCCGCCTACCGCAACATCGCCGCGCCGGTGCTGGTGATTGGTTTCGCCGACGACGTGGTGACGCCGCCCTACCTGGGTCGGGAGGTCGCCGACGCCCTGCCGAACGGCCGTTACCTGCAGATACCTGACGCCGGTCATCTCGGGTTCTTCGAGCGGCCGGAAGCCGTCAACACCGCGATGCTGAAGTTCTTCGCCAGTGTCAAGGCCTGA